In a single window of the Microaerobacter geothermalis genome:
- the ypeB gene encoding germination protein YpeB — protein sequence MMYKWISGILLPVLLVALVAVGFWGYQENQEKNSILIKAENQYQRAFHDLNYHMDKLTDEIGRTLAVNSRKMTTECLTNIWRLAYAAQSDVGQLPLTLMPFNKTEEFLAKIADFSYQTALRDLEKRPLSQEEKATLSTLYSSAKKIRKELNGVQTKVIDKQLRWMDVETALATEDKQMDNTIIDGFKTVDKQVQEYHDIDWGATVSNLETRKKERIKNIKGKEITAEQAKEKAYSYLGLPKGSVLKVSENKEGLEYKSYSISLDNPKSKQDIKMDVTKTGGHVIWFLNNRDVAQPKIDLEQARVKADQFLKRHGYPPMESIKMNQYDNLGLFTFVYKQGNVFVYPDAITVKVALDKGEVIGLNAEEYLLSHTKREIPRPALSENEARSKVNGNVKVQESRLVLIESDGGKEVLTYEFLTTLNDETYRIYINALTGEEEEVEKLKEEEAI from the coding sequence ATGATGTATAAATGGATAAGTGGAATTTTACTTCCTGTTCTGCTTGTTGCCCTCGTTGCTGTAGGCTTTTGGGGTTATCAAGAAAACCAAGAAAAAAATTCGATCCTGATCAAAGCAGAAAATCAGTATCAAAGGGCCTTTCATGATTTGAATTACCATATGGATAAGCTGACAGATGAGATAGGCAGAACATTAGCGGTTAATTCAAGAAAAATGACCACGGAATGTTTGACCAACATTTGGAGGTTGGCGTATGCTGCCCAATCAGATGTGGGACAACTACCATTAACACTGATGCCTTTTAATAAAACAGAGGAGTTTTTAGCAAAAATTGCTGATTTTTCATATCAAACGGCCCTTCGGGATTTGGAGAAAAGGCCATTGTCACAAGAGGAAAAAGCGACCTTATCCACCCTTTATTCTTCTGCAAAAAAAATCAGAAAGGAATTAAATGGGGTTCAAACGAAGGTTATCGATAAACAGCTTCGTTGGATGGACGTTGAGACGGCTTTGGCAACAGAGGATAAACAAATGGATAATACCATTATTGATGGATTTAAAACTGTGGACAAACAAGTTCAGGAATATCACGACATTGACTGGGGAGCAACAGTTAGTAATTTAGAAACAAGAAAAAAGGAAAGAATAAAAAACATAAAAGGAAAGGAAATTACAGCAGAACAAGCGAAAGAAAAAGCATATTCTTATCTGGGGTTACCTAAAGGATCCGTATTGAAGGTTTCTGAAAACAAAGAAGGGCTTGAATATAAGTCATACAGTATTTCATTGGATAACCCAAAATCAAAGCAGGATATAAAAATGGATGTTACTAAAACCGGTGGACATGTCATATGGTTTTTAAATAACAGGGATGTAGCACAACCCAAAATAGATCTTGAACAGGCAAGGGTCAAGGCTGATCAATTTTTAAAAAGGCATGGTTACCCTCCCATGGAATCCATAAAAATGAACCAATATGATAATTTGGGTCTCTTTACCTTTGTGTATAAGCAGGGGAATGTGTTTGTCTACCCCGATGCCATCACCGTCAAAGTTGCATTGGATAAAGGTGAAGTGATTGGTCTTAATGCAGAAGAGTATCTCTTATCCCACACAAAACGGGAGATTCCAAGACCAGCTTTGTCAGAAAATGAAGCCCGATCCAAGGTAAACGGGAATGTGAAAGTACAAGAAAGCAGATTGGTGCTGATTGAAAGTGACGGTGGCAAAGAAGTTCTTACTTATGAATTTTTAACGACATTAAATGATGAGACCTATCGTATCTATATTAATGCCCTTACAGGAGAAGAGGAAGAAGTTGAAAAACTGAAGGAAGAGGAAGCAATCTGA
- a CDS encoding flagellar brake protein yields the protein MYPTINQMLFFQILTTDEEEVKKEYKARVADRNEHYIATEIPLEVTTGRMKIFLPGTEILVWYIAADGSRIQFKTQILGRKEDQIPLLIIKTPSIKELKKTQRRNFLRVPAELELSIQGGKNGVHVLVKTRDISGGGVAFTCEEQVLLKKDDELVCWLVLPLRTGGVTHANFIGKVLRVEPPKEKGLHQWVSLKIDQISNQDQQKLVRYCFERQLELRKKGYFDSL from the coding sequence ATGTATCCAACCATTAACCAGATGCTTTTTTTTCAGATTCTGACAACTGATGAAGAAGAAGTGAAAAAGGAATATAAAGCAAGGGTAGCCGACCGAAATGAGCATTATATTGCCACAGAAATTCCTCTGGAAGTAACGACAGGCAGAATGAAAATATTCTTACCGGGTACTGAGATCTTAGTTTGGTATATCGCTGCTGACGGTTCCCGTATACAATTCAAAACACAAATTCTGGGCAGAAAAGAAGACCAAATTCCTTTGTTAATCATAAAAACTCCTTCAATAAAGGAATTAAAAAAAACACAGCGGAGGAATTTCTTAAGGGTACCTGCAGAATTGGAACTTTCCATTCAGGGTGGAAAAAACGGGGTGCATGTTCTGGTTAAAACAAGGGATATCAGCGGTGGCGGAGTTGCCTTTACCTGTGAGGAACAAGTTCTATTAAAAAAAGATGATGAGTTGGTTTGCTGGTTGGTTCTTCCTTTAAGGACTGGAGGCGTAACCCATGCCAATTTCATTGGCAAAGTACTTCGCGTGGAGCCGCCTAAAGAAAAAGGATTGCATCAATGGGTTTCATTAAAGATTGATCAAATCTCAAACCAGGACCAACAAAAATTAGTCAGGTATTGTTTTGAAAGACAGCTGGAATTGCGAAAAAAAGGCTACTTTGACTCATTATAA